In Pseudothermotoga hypogea DSM 11164 = NBRC 106472, the following are encoded in one genomic region:
- a CDS encoding ABC transporter substrate-binding protein, producing MKRLLVVTLLLAFGLLALAKTTITVWTFFSGGEGFLVTELIKRFNAENPDIEVIEQIVEWGQLYNKLTTAIAAGDPPDVSVMHLVLVPDYASRGALTALDNYISKETLQDYVPEIAAKARYDGKLYAVPFDTHPLVLYYNKKLLKEAGLVDAKGEVLVPKTWDELLSYAKQAKEKLGLEVGISSEIGAMMGDRLFIAYYTQLGGQIYDEKTKTLKFDLEKVKKTYEFMSNLYTSGVMKPMTYDTAESLFQNNQSPFHFNGVWVMAVYPTLEGLQFGVTNLPAIAGSKPYTWGDSHTWVIPKKPKDDPAKIAAAAKFIEWFAKNAAEWAKAGHLPVLKSVLNSEAFLGLPMRKDYAHVAEFVVPAPSVKGWLEVRIKMWEIGEAVILGKMTPDAAAKELVNFAKQVLED from the coding sequence ATGAAAAGGTTACTGGTGGTCACGCTGCTGCTCGCCTTCGGACTCCTCGCCCTGGCAAAAACGACGATAACCGTCTGGACGTTCTTCAGCGGTGGCGAAGGCTTCTTGGTGACTGAACTGATCAAGAGATTCAACGCTGAGAACCCAGACATCGAAGTGATCGAACAGATCGTTGAGTGGGGCCAACTCTACAACAAGTTGACCACTGCAATTGCTGCTGGGGATCCACCCGACGTGTCCGTCATGCACCTTGTACTGGTGCCGGACTACGCCTCAAGGGGTGCTCTCACTGCGCTCGATAATTACATTTCGAAAGAAACGCTTCAAGATTACGTTCCCGAAATCGCGGCAAAAGCTCGCTACGACGGCAAACTCTACGCGGTACCATTCGACACACACCCGTTGGTGCTCTACTACAACAAGAAACTTTTGAAAGAGGCTGGTCTGGTGGATGCCAAAGGTGAGGTGCTCGTGCCCAAGACTTGGGACGAACTGTTGAGCTACGCGAAGCAGGCGAAGGAAAAGCTTGGGCTCGAAGTTGGAATCTCCAGCGAGATCGGCGCGATGATGGGAGACAGGCTCTTCATAGCTTACTACACGCAACTTGGTGGACAAATTTACGATGAGAAGACCAAGACTCTGAAATTCGATTTGGAAAAAGTCAAGAAAACTTACGAGTTCATGAGCAACCTTTACACAAGTGGTGTCATGAAGCCCATGACCTACGACACCGCCGAATCTCTCTTCCAGAACAACCAGTCACCATTCCACTTCAACGGTGTCTGGGTGATGGCGGTGTACCCAACTCTCGAAGGTTTGCAGTTTGGTGTGACAAACTTACCTGCAATAGCTGGAAGCAAACCTTACACGTGGGGGGACAGCCACACCTGGGTGATACCGAAGAAACCGAAGGACGATCCTGCGAAGATCGCTGCTGCAGCGAAGTTCATAGAGTGGTTCGCAAAGAACGCCGCAGAGTGGGCTAAGGCAGGGCACTTGCCAGTCTTGAAGAGCGTTTTGAACTCTGAGGCGTTCCTGGGATTGCCGATGAGAAAAGATTACGCACACGTTGCGGAGTTCGTTGTTCCAGCTCCCAGTGTGAAAGGATGGCTCGAGGTTAGAATAAAGATGTGGGAGATAGGTGAAGCGGTGATCCTTGGAAAGATGACGCCCGACGCGGCAGCCAAGGAATTGGTGAACTTTGCCAAGCAAGTCCTTGAAGATTGA